In Excalfactoria chinensis isolate bCotChi1 chromosome 5, bCotChi1.hap2, whole genome shotgun sequence, a single genomic region encodes these proteins:
- the PPFIBP2 gene encoding liprin-beta-2 isoform X6, protein MDGEIDIYKHFTWLKRSQVNHHSSANNETYQERLARLEGDKESLILQVSVLTDQVEAQGEKIRDLEICLEGHQLKLNATEEMLQQELLSRTSLETQKLDLMAEVSDLKIKLVGMEKEQSEYEEKQNKAEGLLQELRHLKIKVEELENERNQYEWKLKATKAEIAQLQEQLALKDAEIERLQCQLSRTSSHSEVAEREEVYKRRLKEKHQEVQRLKIGMESLLAANEEKDRRIEELTLLLSQYRRVKEIMIAAQGSSDRIVSGGSEEELEATLRKLSVLNSPQGELFKAEASSGELSPALLSPVTHKTTEIRVPQKKKSSSLEDLQSESLEKYVDGKPVQPVVEQESKPLVKGSKYQTLPGKLPRPTQNGDQGTNNESNSPDTNDSEDNSIPGLNRIRSVSAPVLGETENMDGTVVSDDLSPLSSGTDSGPQSPLSLENRKSPKGIKKIWGKIRRTQSGNFPADDLGLAEFRRGGLRATAGPRLSRSKETKGQKSDYNAPFAQWSTERVCNWLEDFGLGQYVIFARQWVTSGHTLLTATPQDMEKEMGIKHPLHRKKLVLAIKSINTKQDEKSAQLDHIWVTRWLDDIGLPQYKDQFHESRVDGRMLQYLTVNDLLFLKVTSQLHHLSIKCAIHVLHINSFNPHCLRRRPVEEVKSNVSPSEVVQWSNHRVMEWLRSVDLAEYAPNLRGSGVHGGLIILEPRFNGDTLAMLLNIPPQKTLLRRHLTTNFNVLIGPETQQEKRDITESAAYTPLTTTAKVRPKKLGFSHFGNLRKKKFDESTDYVCPMDTNPGATNGTQKNYTGYKGLSPLTDRELDQMEHSEGTVKQIGAFSQGISNLTTMLSQDEMLNDSRFLTPPLEDWR, encoded by the exons TCACAGGTGAATCACCATTCATCTGCTAATAATGAAACCTATCAAGAAAGATTGGCACGATTAGAAGGAGATAAAGAGTCTCTCATACTGCAG GTGAGCGTTCTTACAGACCAGGTAGAAGCTCAAGGAGAGAAAATACGGGACTTAGAAATCTGTCTTGAGGGGCATCAGTTGAAATTGAATGctacagaagaaatgcttcaACAG GAGCTGCTAAGTCGAACATCACTAGAGACTCAGAAATTAGATTTAATGGCTGAAGTTTCAGACTTGAAGATTAAACTGGTTGGCATGGAAAAGGAACAGAGTGAATAcgaagaaaaacagaacaaagctgag GGTTTGCTACAGGAACTCAGACACCTCAAAATTAAAGTGGaagaactggaaaatgaaagaaatcaatatgagtggaaattaaaagcaactaAA gCCGAGATAGCCCAGCTTCAGGAGCAATTAGCTCTCAAAGATGCAGAAATTGAACGTTTACAGTGTCAGCTCTCTCGGACCTCATCACATAGCGAGGTTGCAGAAAGAG AGGAAGTTTATAAGAGAAGGCTAAAAGAAAAAC atCAAGAAGTACAACGGTTGAAGATAGGAATGGAATCATTATTGGCTGCAAACgaagaaaag GACCGTCGAATAGAGGAGTTAACACTACTGCTAAGCCAGTACAGGAGAGTCAAGGAGATAATGATTGCAGCTCAAG GCTCTTCAGACAGAATTGTCTCTGGTGGCAGTGAAGAGGAACTTGAGGCAACTCTAAGGAAGTTGAGTGTTCTGAATAGTCCTCAAGGAGAATTATTTAAAGCAGAG GCCTCTTCAGGAGAATTGTCACCAGCTCTGCTATCTCCAGTGACGCACAAAACTACGGAAATCAG GGttccacagaaaaagaagtcaagTAGCTTAGAAGACTTGCAGAGTGAATCCCTGGAAAAG TATGTAGATGGAAAACCAGTGCAGCCTGTTGTAGAACAAGAG AGTAAGCCGCTTGTGAAAGGCAGCAAATATCAAACCTTGCCAGGAAAACTTCCTCGACCCACACAGAATGGAGACCAGGGAACTAATAATGAGTCAAATTCACCCGACACGAATGACAGTGAGGACAACAGCATCCCGGGCCTGA ATCGCATCAGGAGTGTCAGTGCACCCGTGCTAG GAGAAACAGAGAACATGGATGGTACAGTAGTTTCAGATGATCTTTCACCTCTTTCTTCGGGAACGGATTCGGGTCCACAGTCTCCACTGTCtctagaaaacagaaagagtCCAAAAGGGATCAAGAAAATCTGGGGAAA AATAAGAAGAACTCAATCTGGTAACTTCCCTGCAGACGATCTGGGTTTGGCAGAGTTTCGAAGGGGAGGTCTCCGTGCAACAGCTGGACCTCGGTTATCCAGATCAAAGGAAACCAAAGGCCAGAAAAg tgactaCAATGCTCCATTTGCTCAGTGGAGTACTGAAAGAGTTTGTAACTGGCTTGAGGACTTTGGTCTTGGGCAGTACGTCATTTTTGCCCGGCAGTGGGTGACTTCAGGCCATACACTATTAACTGCGACACCTCAGGACATGGAAAAG GAAATGGGAATAAAACACCCGCTGCACAGGAAGAAATTAGTTTTGGCCATTAAATCgataaacacaaaacaagatGAGAAGTCTGCACAACTTGATCATATCTGGGTGACAC GCTGGCTTGATGATATTGGTTTGCCTCAGTACAAAGACCAGTTTCATGAGTCCAGAGTTGATGGGAGAATGCTGCAGTACTTAACTGTG AATGACCTTCTCTTTCTGAAAGTCACTAGTCAGCTGCATCATCTGAGTATTAAGTGTGCCATTCACGTGCTGCACATCAACAGTTTTAACCCCCACTGTCTACGCAGACGACCAGTTGAGGAGGTAAAA AGCAACGTTTCACCTTCTGAAGTAGTGCAGTGGTCCAATCACAGAGTGATGGAATGGCTCAGATCAGTTGATTTGGCAGAATATGCACCAAACCTCCGAGGAAGTGGAGTGCACGGTGGCCTCATT atTCTCGAACCCCGCTTCAACGGTGACACGCTGGCAATGCTGCTGAATATTCCACCTCAGAAGACCCTACTGCGGCGCCACCTAACAACCAATTTTAATGTCTTAATTGGACCAGagacacagcaagaaaaaagggaCATAACAGAGTCAGCAGCGTACACACCTCTGACCACCACTGCCAAAGTTCGG ccAAAGAAACTTGGATTTTCACATTTtggaaatttaagaaaaaagaaatttgatGAATCAACAGACTACGTTTGTCCTATGGATACAAACCCGGGTGCTACGAATGGTACTCAGAAGAACTACACTGGATACAAAGGCCTTAGTCCACTCACTGATAGGGAACTGGATCAG ATGGAACACTCAGAAGGAACAGTAAAGCAAATAGGGGCTTTTTCTCAAGGAATAAGCAATCTTACG acaATGTTAAGCCAAGATGAAATGCTAAATGACAGCAGATTTTTAACACCTCCTTTAGAAGACTGGAGATGA
- the PPFIBP2 gene encoding liprin-beta-2 isoform X7: MDGEIDIYKHFTWLKRSQVNHHSSANNETYQERLARLEGDKESLILQVSVLTDQVEAQGEKIRDLEICLEGHQLKLNATEEMLQQELLSRTSLETQKLDLMAEVSDLKIKLVGMEKEQSEYEEKQNKAEGLLQELRHLKIKVEELENERNQYEWKLKATKAEIAQLQEQLALKDAEIERLQCQLSRTSSHSEVAERDQEVQRLKIGMESLLAANEEKDRRIEELTLLLSQYRRVKEIMIAAQGSSDRIVSGGSEEELEATLRKLSVLNSPQGELFKAEASSGELSPALLSPVTHKTTEIRVPQKKKSSSLEDLQSESLEKYVDGKPVQPVVEQESKPLVKGSKYQTLPGKLPRPTQNGDQGTNNESNSPDTNDSEDNSIPGLNRIRSVSAPVLGETENMDGTVVSDDLSPLSSGTDSGPQSPLSLENRKSPKGIKKIWGKIRRTQSGNFPADDLGLAEFRRGGLRATAGPRLSRSKETKGQKSDYNAPFAQWSTERVCNWLEDFGLGQYVIFARQWVTSGHTLLTATPQDMEKEMGIKHPLHRKKLVLAIKSINTKQDEKSAQLDHIWVTRWLDDIGLPQYKDQFHESRVDGRMLQYLTVNDLLFLKVTSQLHHLSIKCAIHVLHINSFNPHCLRRRPVEEVKSNVSPSEVVQWSNHRVMEWLRSVDLAEYAPNLRGSGVHGGLIILEPRFNGDTLAMLLNIPPQKTLLRRHLTTNFNVLIGPETQQEKRDITESAAYTPLTTTAKVRPKKLGFSHFGNLRKKKFDESTDYVCPMDTNPGATNGTQKNYTGYKGLSPLTDRELDQMEHSEGTVKQIGAFSQGISNLTTMLSQDEMLNDSRFLTPPLEDWR; encoded by the exons TCACAGGTGAATCACCATTCATCTGCTAATAATGAAACCTATCAAGAAAGATTGGCACGATTAGAAGGAGATAAAGAGTCTCTCATACTGCAG GTGAGCGTTCTTACAGACCAGGTAGAAGCTCAAGGAGAGAAAATACGGGACTTAGAAATCTGTCTTGAGGGGCATCAGTTGAAATTGAATGctacagaagaaatgcttcaACAG GAGCTGCTAAGTCGAACATCACTAGAGACTCAGAAATTAGATTTAATGGCTGAAGTTTCAGACTTGAAGATTAAACTGGTTGGCATGGAAAAGGAACAGAGTGAATAcgaagaaaaacagaacaaagctgag GGTTTGCTACAGGAACTCAGACACCTCAAAATTAAAGTGGaagaactggaaaatgaaagaaatcaatatgagtggaaattaaaagcaactaAA gCCGAGATAGCCCAGCTTCAGGAGCAATTAGCTCTCAAAGATGCAGAAATTGAACGTTTACAGTGTCAGCTCTCTCGGACCTCATCACATAGCGAGGTTGCAGAAAGAG atCAAGAAGTACAACGGTTGAAGATAGGAATGGAATCATTATTGGCTGCAAACgaagaaaag GACCGTCGAATAGAGGAGTTAACACTACTGCTAAGCCAGTACAGGAGAGTCAAGGAGATAATGATTGCAGCTCAAG GCTCTTCAGACAGAATTGTCTCTGGTGGCAGTGAAGAGGAACTTGAGGCAACTCTAAGGAAGTTGAGTGTTCTGAATAGTCCTCAAGGAGAATTATTTAAAGCAGAG GCCTCTTCAGGAGAATTGTCACCAGCTCTGCTATCTCCAGTGACGCACAAAACTACGGAAATCAG GGttccacagaaaaagaagtcaagTAGCTTAGAAGACTTGCAGAGTGAATCCCTGGAAAAG TATGTAGATGGAAAACCAGTGCAGCCTGTTGTAGAACAAGAG AGTAAGCCGCTTGTGAAAGGCAGCAAATATCAAACCTTGCCAGGAAAACTTCCTCGACCCACACAGAATGGAGACCAGGGAACTAATAATGAGTCAAATTCACCCGACACGAATGACAGTGAGGACAACAGCATCCCGGGCCTGA ATCGCATCAGGAGTGTCAGTGCACCCGTGCTAG GAGAAACAGAGAACATGGATGGTACAGTAGTTTCAGATGATCTTTCACCTCTTTCTTCGGGAACGGATTCGGGTCCACAGTCTCCACTGTCtctagaaaacagaaagagtCCAAAAGGGATCAAGAAAATCTGGGGAAA AATAAGAAGAACTCAATCTGGTAACTTCCCTGCAGACGATCTGGGTTTGGCAGAGTTTCGAAGGGGAGGTCTCCGTGCAACAGCTGGACCTCGGTTATCCAGATCAAAGGAAACCAAAGGCCAGAAAAg tgactaCAATGCTCCATTTGCTCAGTGGAGTACTGAAAGAGTTTGTAACTGGCTTGAGGACTTTGGTCTTGGGCAGTACGTCATTTTTGCCCGGCAGTGGGTGACTTCAGGCCATACACTATTAACTGCGACACCTCAGGACATGGAAAAG GAAATGGGAATAAAACACCCGCTGCACAGGAAGAAATTAGTTTTGGCCATTAAATCgataaacacaaaacaagatGAGAAGTCTGCACAACTTGATCATATCTGGGTGACAC GCTGGCTTGATGATATTGGTTTGCCTCAGTACAAAGACCAGTTTCATGAGTCCAGAGTTGATGGGAGAATGCTGCAGTACTTAACTGTG AATGACCTTCTCTTTCTGAAAGTCACTAGTCAGCTGCATCATCTGAGTATTAAGTGTGCCATTCACGTGCTGCACATCAACAGTTTTAACCCCCACTGTCTACGCAGACGACCAGTTGAGGAGGTAAAA AGCAACGTTTCACCTTCTGAAGTAGTGCAGTGGTCCAATCACAGAGTGATGGAATGGCTCAGATCAGTTGATTTGGCAGAATATGCACCAAACCTCCGAGGAAGTGGAGTGCACGGTGGCCTCATT atTCTCGAACCCCGCTTCAACGGTGACACGCTGGCAATGCTGCTGAATATTCCACCTCAGAAGACCCTACTGCGGCGCCACCTAACAACCAATTTTAATGTCTTAATTGGACCAGagacacagcaagaaaaaagggaCATAACAGAGTCAGCAGCGTACACACCTCTGACCACCACTGCCAAAGTTCGG ccAAAGAAACTTGGATTTTCACATTTtggaaatttaagaaaaaagaaatttgatGAATCAACAGACTACGTTTGTCCTATGGATACAAACCCGGGTGCTACGAATGGTACTCAGAAGAACTACACTGGATACAAAGGCCTTAGTCCACTCACTGATAGGGAACTGGATCAG ATGGAACACTCAGAAGGAACAGTAAAGCAAATAGGGGCTTTTTCTCAAGGAATAAGCAATCTTACG acaATGTTAAGCCAAGATGAAATGCTAAATGACAGCAGATTTTTAACACCTCCTTTAGAAGACTGGAGATGA
- the PPFIBP2 gene encoding liprin-beta-2 isoform X8, with the protein MLQQELLSRTSLETQKLDLMAEVSDLKIKLVGMEKEQSEYEEKQNKAEGLLQELRHLKIKVEELENERNQYEWKLKATKAEIAQLQEQLALKDAEIERLQCQLSRTSSHSEVAEREEVYKRRLKEKHQEVQRLKIGMESLLAANEEKDRRIEELTLLLSQYRRVKEIMIAAQGSSDRIVSGGSEEELEATLRKLSVLNSPQGELFKAEASSGELSPALLSPVTHKTTEIRVPQKKKSSSLEDLQSESLEKYVDGKPVQPVVEQESKPLVKGSKYQTLPGKLPRPTQNGDQGTNNESNSPDTNDSEDNSIPGLNRIRSVSAPVLGETENMDGTVVSDDLSPLSSGTDSGPQSPLSLENRKSPKGIKKIWGKIRRTQSGNFPADDLGLAEFRRGGLRATAGPRLSRSKETKGQKSDYNAPFAQWSTERVCNWLEDFGLGQYVIFARQWVTSGHTLLTATPQDMEKEMGIKHPLHRKKLVLAIKSINTKQDEKSAQLDHIWVTRWLDDIGLPQYKDQFHESRVDGRMLQYLTVNDLLFLKVTSQLHHLSIKCAIHVLHINSFNPHCLRRRPVEEVKSNVSPSEVVQWSNHRVMEWLRSVDLAEYAPNLRGSGVHGGLIILEPRFNGDTLAMLLNIPPQKTLLRRHLTTNFNVLIGPETQQEKRDITESAAYTPLTTTAKVRPKKLGFSHFGNLRKKKFDESTDYVCPMDTNPGATNGTQKNYTGYKGLSPLTDRELDQMEHSEGTVKQIGAFSQGISNLTTMLSQDEMLNDSRFLTPPLEDWR; encoded by the exons atgcttcaACAG GAGCTGCTAAGTCGAACATCACTAGAGACTCAGAAATTAGATTTAATGGCTGAAGTTTCAGACTTGAAGATTAAACTGGTTGGCATGGAAAAGGAACAGAGTGAATAcgaagaaaaacagaacaaagctgag GGTTTGCTACAGGAACTCAGACACCTCAAAATTAAAGTGGaagaactggaaaatgaaagaaatcaatatgagtggaaattaaaagcaactaAA gCCGAGATAGCCCAGCTTCAGGAGCAATTAGCTCTCAAAGATGCAGAAATTGAACGTTTACAGTGTCAGCTCTCTCGGACCTCATCACATAGCGAGGTTGCAGAAAGAG AGGAAGTTTATAAGAGAAGGCTAAAAGAAAAAC atCAAGAAGTACAACGGTTGAAGATAGGAATGGAATCATTATTGGCTGCAAACgaagaaaag GACCGTCGAATAGAGGAGTTAACACTACTGCTAAGCCAGTACAGGAGAGTCAAGGAGATAATGATTGCAGCTCAAG GCTCTTCAGACAGAATTGTCTCTGGTGGCAGTGAAGAGGAACTTGAGGCAACTCTAAGGAAGTTGAGTGTTCTGAATAGTCCTCAAGGAGAATTATTTAAAGCAGAG GCCTCTTCAGGAGAATTGTCACCAGCTCTGCTATCTCCAGTGACGCACAAAACTACGGAAATCAG GGttccacagaaaaagaagtcaagTAGCTTAGAAGACTTGCAGAGTGAATCCCTGGAAAAG TATGTAGATGGAAAACCAGTGCAGCCTGTTGTAGAACAAGAG AGTAAGCCGCTTGTGAAAGGCAGCAAATATCAAACCTTGCCAGGAAAACTTCCTCGACCCACACAGAATGGAGACCAGGGAACTAATAATGAGTCAAATTCACCCGACACGAATGACAGTGAGGACAACAGCATCCCGGGCCTGA ATCGCATCAGGAGTGTCAGTGCACCCGTGCTAG GAGAAACAGAGAACATGGATGGTACAGTAGTTTCAGATGATCTTTCACCTCTTTCTTCGGGAACGGATTCGGGTCCACAGTCTCCACTGTCtctagaaaacagaaagagtCCAAAAGGGATCAAGAAAATCTGGGGAAA AATAAGAAGAACTCAATCTGGTAACTTCCCTGCAGACGATCTGGGTTTGGCAGAGTTTCGAAGGGGAGGTCTCCGTGCAACAGCTGGACCTCGGTTATCCAGATCAAAGGAAACCAAAGGCCAGAAAAg tgactaCAATGCTCCATTTGCTCAGTGGAGTACTGAAAGAGTTTGTAACTGGCTTGAGGACTTTGGTCTTGGGCAGTACGTCATTTTTGCCCGGCAGTGGGTGACTTCAGGCCATACACTATTAACTGCGACACCTCAGGACATGGAAAAG GAAATGGGAATAAAACACCCGCTGCACAGGAAGAAATTAGTTTTGGCCATTAAATCgataaacacaaaacaagatGAGAAGTCTGCACAACTTGATCATATCTGGGTGACAC GCTGGCTTGATGATATTGGTTTGCCTCAGTACAAAGACCAGTTTCATGAGTCCAGAGTTGATGGGAGAATGCTGCAGTACTTAACTGTG AATGACCTTCTCTTTCTGAAAGTCACTAGTCAGCTGCATCATCTGAGTATTAAGTGTGCCATTCACGTGCTGCACATCAACAGTTTTAACCCCCACTGTCTACGCAGACGACCAGTTGAGGAGGTAAAA AGCAACGTTTCACCTTCTGAAGTAGTGCAGTGGTCCAATCACAGAGTGATGGAATGGCTCAGATCAGTTGATTTGGCAGAATATGCACCAAACCTCCGAGGAAGTGGAGTGCACGGTGGCCTCATT atTCTCGAACCCCGCTTCAACGGTGACACGCTGGCAATGCTGCTGAATATTCCACCTCAGAAGACCCTACTGCGGCGCCACCTAACAACCAATTTTAATGTCTTAATTGGACCAGagacacagcaagaaaaaagggaCATAACAGAGTCAGCAGCGTACACACCTCTGACCACCACTGCCAAAGTTCGG ccAAAGAAACTTGGATTTTCACATTTtggaaatttaagaaaaaagaaatttgatGAATCAACAGACTACGTTTGTCCTATGGATACAAACCCGGGTGCTACGAATGGTACTCAGAAGAACTACACTGGATACAAAGGCCTTAGTCCACTCACTGATAGGGAACTGGATCAG ATGGAACACTCAGAAGGAACAGTAAAGCAAATAGGGGCTTTTTCTCAAGGAATAAGCAATCTTACG acaATGTTAAGCCAAGATGAAATGCTAAATGACAGCAGATTTTTAACACCTCCTTTAGAAGACTGGAGATGA